Proteins from a single region of Gossypium arboreum isolate Shixiya-1 chromosome 1, ASM2569848v2, whole genome shotgun sequence:
- the LOC108481563 gene encoding uncharacterized protein LOC108481563, whose product MELFTEAKVVKLRSHLEKYLVADDDQETVHQSQNSSGKTARWLVELVPDKPYVIRLKSCHGKYLAATDIPFLLGMTGKMVLQTVPDKMDWKLQWKPIREGFKIKLKSWCGKFLRANGGTPPWRNSITHGESRTGATNKWVLWDVEIGEYSESLSYSRVFMEYLLSISSFFPESEEVLEAFSDDSLASSPPSPVSVVSSLKSPRSSVVPTGSRESGKLSSDFYLDSPPKSKGRTICYHVADETGEVDDEAMEGHSFSFKGNGVDELTHKLKQETGLEDVVVCARSPLNGELFPLCLRLPPNNLDMHVVVVPLASKR is encoded by the exons ATGGAGCTCTTTACAGAGGCAAAGGTCGTGAAACTGAGGAGCCACCTTGAGAAATACCTAGTGGCCGACGATGATCAAGAAACCGTCCATCAAAGCCAAAACAGCTCAGGGAAAACAGCTAGGTGGTTGGTCGAGCTTGTCCCTGATAAACCATACGTTATCCGCCTCAAAAGCTGCCATGGGAAGTACCTGGCAGCCACTGATATTCCTTTTCTTTTAGGCATGACGGGTAAAATGGTGCTACAAACGGTGCCCGACAAGATGGATTGGAAACTCCAGTGGAAGCCTATAAGAGAAGGGTTCAAAATCAAGCTTAAGAGCTGGTGCgggaaatttttacgtgcaaacGGGGGGACGCCGCCATGGAGGAACTCCATCACTCACGGTGAATCTCGTACTGGAGCTACGAATAAATGGGTATTATGGGATGTGGAGATAGGAGAGTACTCCGAGTCTTTGAGCTATTCTCGTGTGTTTATGGAGTATTTGTTGTCAATTTCGAGCTTTTTTCCGGAGTCTGAAGAAGTTTTGGAGGCTTTTAGCGATGATAGCTTAGCTTCAAGCCCTCCGTCACCGGTTTCAGTCGTGTCCTCGTTGAAGTCCCCAAGGTCTTCTGTGGTTCCAACAGGGTCGCGGGAGTCAGGCAAATTG TCAAGTGATTTTTATTTAGATTCACCACCGAAATCAAAAGGTAGGACTATATGTTACCATGTAGCAGATGAAACTGGCGAGGTTGACGATGAGGCAATGGAAGGGCACTCTTTTAGTTTCAAGGGTAACGGTGTAGATGAACTAACTCACAAATTGAAACAAGAGACCGGGCTTGAGGATGTTGTGGTGTGTGCTCGCAGTCCTTTGAATGGGGAGCTTTTTCCTCTTTGTTTGCGGCTTCCTCCCAACAATCTTGATATGCATGTAGTTGTAGTTCCATTAGCATCAAAAAGATGA